In one Ictalurus furcatus strain D&B chromosome 10, Billie_1.0, whole genome shotgun sequence genomic region, the following are encoded:
- the homer3b gene encoding homer protein homolog 3b — MGEQPLFSTKAHVFQIDPTTKRNWIPASKHAVTVSFFYDASRTVYRIISVGGTKAIINSTVTPNMTFTKTSQKFGQWADSRANTVYGLGFSSEQHLQQFSEQFKEVKEAARLMREKSQEKFELISPGLNIAPLQALSEDRHSPTALLCVNGSGEDKLFRSKSADLELASKKECVKKIPSEGSICETKMEAELFSLRKSNAELVAALHEANSSIEQWKNQLAEYQQETHRLRDQVAELEEQSGHTASCENRTEDLFQSVEDMEALLKAKDEEINKLQGRKSDFQDLEEEREEINKRMQELEQRNFELEQQVQKAEQNLASSLEARQQAESEVRKVIEVLDVKIFDLNSLRQSLANFLDK, encoded by the exons GGAGCAGCCTCTCTTTAGCACAAAGGCACACGTCTTCCAGATTGATCCGACCACTAAGCGCAACTGGATTCCTGCCAGCAAGCATGCCGTCACTGTGTCATTCTTCTATGATGCCAGCAGGACTGTGTATCGCATCATCAGTGTAGGAGGCACAAAG GCAATTATAAACAGCACCGTAACACCTAATATGACCTTCACCAAGACTTCACAGAAATTTGGGCAGTGGGCAGACAGCAGAGCAAACACTGTGTATGGGTTAGGCTTCTCTTCAGAGCAGCATCTTCAACAG TTTTCAGAACAGTTCAAAGAAGTCAAGGAAGCTGCACGTCTCATGAGGGAGAAATCTCAAGAGAAGTTTGAGCTGATCAGTCCTGGTTTAAACATCGCTCCTCTACAG GCTCTGTCTGAAGATCGGCACTCTCCAACCGCGCTTCTGTGTGTAAACGGCTCCGGGGAGGACAAGCTGTTTCGCAGCAAGAGTGCAGACCTCGAGCTGGCCTCGAAGAAGGAGTGTGTTAAAAAGATTCCCTCGGAAGG ATCAATATGTGAGACAAAAATGGAGGCCGAGTTGTTCAGTCTGAGGAAGAGCAACGCCGAGCTTGTCGCAGCGCTCCATGAAGCCAACAGCAGCATTGAACAGTGGAAGAATCAGCTTGCCGAGTATCAGCAGGAGACGCACAGACTCCGAGACCAG GTAGCCGAGCTGGAAGAGCAAAGTGGACATACTGCTTCATGTGAGAACAGGACCGAGGATCTCTTCCAGTCTGTAGAAGATATGGAGGCACTTCTAAAGGCAAAAGATGAA GAAATTAACAAGCTACAGGGCAGGAAATCAGATTTCCAGGATttggaggaggagagggaggagattAATAAAAGAATGCAG GAGCTGGAACAGAGGAACTTTGAACTGGAACAGCAAGTGCAGAAAGCGGAGCAGAATTTGGCCTCTTCGTTGGAAGCACGGCAGCAGGCGGAGAGTGAAGTGCGGAAAGTCATCGAAGTGCTGGACGTCAAGATTTTTGATCTGAACAGCTTGAGACAGAGCCTGGCCAACTTTCTAGATAAATAG